CTTACTTTGTCACTATATCGCTAGAAATTGACCAATAATCAAGTGTTGTCACGTGAACTCAACAAAATAAAGTGGAGCTTATTATAAGATAAACAACTAACCGGGCATAcaaattagattttattttgtcCATAAGTTTTCAGGACTAAGAATGCctaacaatttattttattttattttaattttttttggtttttaacaGCTCAAGAACGAGGGGATAGAAGATGATTCAGGAAGTGCTTCAAGAGGaaattggtggcaaggtatgtTATGTTATGTGACATATGCATGTGTTACTTATATGTTTATATCATCAAAGCATGCATTTGCAATGTGAAAAATTGATTATGGTTTGTATTGTTGTGTCACAATTTTCCTTTATTCTGATGTTGTTTTTGTTGACTTTCTAACCAGGGGGTCTGTATTATTGAAAAGTCACTCTTCCCAAcagagattatatatatatactcctCAATCAAGGTATATGATTCTGTGAAACTATGCTCAAATGGCAATATTAGATATCTGTCACTCTTTTTTTCCTTGAATAAAatcacaaataaatttaaatttcagacaaattaatttttttaaaaaaatattaatgaagtCCTTCACGATAATAAATGTAAACAAGTTAGTTCAAATTAAGATGTTCTACCCTAGTTATAGGGGTAAGTTAGAAGTAATGTGTCTATAATATTCActatattgaaaaaatttattagtaCTTTTTTAAGGGATTAATCtatccaaaatataaattttcagaAATTTATGTATTACttagctcttttttttttcttttagactTTTAGATTGAGTTGGTTTGAAAAGTAAGAACTCTCAAAAGTGGAAAAAAGCTAAGACTTACACTCCGGAGCTTGTTTggtttctgtttttattttcagttatttgtgaaaaataatgataatagaTGATGAGATTttgttgttttcaatttttctttcattaaatatgaaaagattcaaaatactgaaaatgaaaatgaagaatTATTGATCGAGAGGAAAATAAGAGGCAGAGGAAAAGATGATAGATAACTAATGGTTGTATTTTCTAAATAAAACTTgtaaaacgaaaataaaaaaaaaaactcataaagaagaagaaaagcggCCTTGTgtgtatatatgtgtgtgtgtacACAAGAATTCtagttatatacttatattacCATCCTCCATGTTCAGATtgtgatgtttttttttttttttgttattcataTTATTGCAGGTATACATAGGAGGGTATAACATAGCATTATAGCCCATCTTTTATTATATGGAAGAAACTATACAGTGTAGTCAGAACTCAGAAGAATGTTGTTGTGGACAACTAGCTAATTTATTCGCTTTCAACCTTTGAtttccatttctttctttctttgtatgtaaagattattattatcattatgcTTGGTAATCTTATTATGATATATAGCTTTGTATGTAACATTAGCTACAATTATATGTGGCTGAaacttaagttattattttgcCCTGCTTTGTATTTCACCAATGATGACTGGTTTTGGAACAAAATAGGTGTTATTACTCTCTTCAACATTTGAGTTTATTGATAATACTATAGTTGTTTTCTTTAAAGATACTCACATAGTTGGTTATTCACATTAACTAAATCTTCAACATCCATTTATTTATTCCTTTAGTCTCTGAATTGACCAAGATCAAATAATGATACTCCAATGTGATAGTAGTATCTTTAGTACTATAATCTTTGTGCAAGAGAATTATTTGATGAACAAAGTATTAAAACCTAAAAGGCATAGGTTCATGAATCATTTTCAAAGTATATCATCCAATACAATGCTTAAAGCCTTCAAAGATGGTGGGTGGGTATGTGTGTTGTGGCCTCATCTATGAAAGCATAAATGATCTAGAAACATGTCAAAAAGCTTGTTAACTAACTAGtcaatttcatttgtttttaaaaGGGTTTCTAGTCTCTGGTTTATTCCCTCATCGAAAACATAGATTTGTCCTATTCACCTATCCTTATCCTTATCTATTATTGATGGTAGCCCGGAACAATAACTCCTAAGAATCCTTCTGTTTGGCCGTTGAAAAAATGATATTGGTTActtgcatgaatttaattttaatatactgtataaaaaaaattatatatatatatatatatatttaataatttatattgtctGTAACAATATTAAACTCTATTTGTATTACTTTTGTTAAATACCATCATGAACTTTTTTTCCCTCAAACTTTATTTTTCCTCTGTTTTCTGGTgtctaatataaaaaatgagttCATATGATAATATTTGGTTGTTGaagaagattttttttttttttgtcttttccaAAGCACAGTGTTAAGGTAAAGATATGAGACATAGTTTCACTATTTAGCATATCTTAGTGGCCATGTGAATGGAATTATAAGATTCCAATATTATTAGATAAAGATAGGGTGAAATTAAATATGGAATTTAAAGTAAAGTATAAGAGAGGTGTAGAAACATTAATTAAGAGTGAAATGGCATGATTTATGAAGGACAGTTATAAGCTGCCAGCTATTATTATAAGAAAGTAATAACATTACAAAGTTACAAGGAGAATACAACAAAGTAGTGATCACATATAGTAGTAGCTATCACAGCTATGGAGCCTTCAAATCCAGTCCTCCTTTTTTCACCAACAAATTTATGGTAGAGTGTAAGCTGCAAAAGTCACCAATTTTTTTGTGAGCAATAAAATCTACTTGTTAGATCAAAATTGGGATTCACTAAGTCACTATTCTACACACTATCGCCNNNNNNNNNNNNNNNNNNNNNNNTTAAATAGTAGATTTGCAAATTAAATAAGTACACATATCATTTCTATATTTTAGTGTGCAAATATTCTATTTGTCATATATATTTACATCAAATTCAAATGAGCATGGATTTTTGGTTAATTATATAAGTGTAAATTGTGATGCTTAGGAAGATTGTATCTAAACTAGAGTTAAACCAAATATCAATTCTACGAACTACCTAACTTTTATGTAGTTGTgatctatatatattaattagtaTATTTAAATGGATATTTCTCCGTCATGATAGCTTGACTAGagttaatgtaaaaaaaaaatgaaaaaattagttaatgttGATTCAAAcgtaaaacaaaaacaaaaaaaaatattggtcacctataatttttcttaaaactaTTTAAACTATAATAAATGAAAATGTGAAAACTCGGGTGAAGTCGACTTGACGTGAAATTAATATTTGAGaatcgttagatgaaaatttagtcaaattaatcaaattatctaataacTCTCAGGTATTAACTTCACGTgctgcacctgaattttcaccaaataaaaaacaagaaaagagttCTTATACTTACGTCCACACTTGTAACCAACGGGGCGGTTGGCAAAGTTGCAACGCTTGGGGATGGTGATGGCAATCTTAGGGTCAACGCCGGACATCTTGGCCGTGTTAGAGAGCAAAACAGCGCAGAGGCAAGCTGGATTCTGGCCAAATTTCTTGACCTGAACACAGCAACTCTGCGACACGCTCGCATTCTCATCTTGCGCCGCTGTGGCGCAAGGTGCTAGCTTAATAGCCTCATTGTCTGGGGTAGTGTTTTTCCCACATTCCCCAGCACCTTCCACTCTATAAATCTGTGAGATGCTAGCAATGGCCACAAGGCCAAGAATGAACATCATCTTAGTGTGACCCTCCATTTTCTCACAACTTTCTTTTTTCTAAGTTACTATCAAGTGAAGTACTTAGTAGTTAGTAGTACTTGGATTAGATATTTCACATGCAAGTGCAACACTACCTTGGACATTATGAGGTTTTTATAGCCCAAAAAAGGCACATACTAAAGTGCTTATTCCAGTCACACCCACCTTAGAATAATGGAGCTTGCACTAGGAAAATTGTTGGATCAGTTTCTTTTTGTTAACAATTGCAccacttttaaatatttttcttatgggggtgaaattttaaattagtctctaATAATTTTGTAGTGGACAAATTTATCTTTAACAAAAAGATTAATAAATTGATCCTTGATCTTTTAGAATATTCAATGAATTAGTTCCTAACAAAACAAATGAACAAAATTactcttatttttaaaattttagactgtTTAATCTCCAATAATGATACTACTTTTGAGGGAAAAAAAAGGAatgatttgtcattttttaaagaatattaaaaataatttgtattttatttttttatcaaaaaactAATTTGTTTAATATTCTAAAAGATTAAGGA
This sequence is a window from Arachis duranensis cultivar V14167 chromosome 2, aradu.V14167.gnm2.J7QH, whole genome shotgun sequence. Protein-coding genes within it:
- the LOC107475009 gene encoding putative lipid-transfer protein DIR1; its protein translation is MEGHTKMMFILGLVAIASISQIYRVEGAGECGKNTTPDNEAIKLAPCATAAQDENASVSQSCCVQVKKFGQNPACLCAVLLSNTAKMSGVDPKIAITIPKRCNFANRPVGYKCGPYTLP